One window of Perca flavescens isolate YP-PL-M2 chromosome 6, PFLA_1.0, whole genome shotgun sequence genomic DNA carries:
- the LOC114556815 gene encoding asialoglycoprotein receptor 1-like translates to MKRNPHGEIEEIEEEYDYINVPAWTVDKVAAPQVTSESNAKLTAENQQLEIRMQHLNSTLLAAHENLGRYCNNLTVQSDLLKHNCTVLESKIKDLTAVNQQLETQRNNLTEQVQKVETNWNKLNISRAQWSIDAYCPRENNVSVRQCKACQEGWRLNQSTCYVVHDAVSTSGHNTWEEAREVCRRESSDFVVVHNQEEQYALNYYSWFSTSTIGYWFGLRSEGGRWKWIDGSDLTVSYWIQQPRYRVPQHYWTQQPPPPTDGQCALSVQNVGWRSVSCAEKQRWICKKKALSV, encoded by the exons ATGAAAAGAAATCCACACGGGGAAATTG AGGAAATTGAAGAAGAATATGACTATATTAATGTTCCAGCCTGGACTGTGGATAAAGTGGCAGCCCCTCAAG TCACTTCTGAAAGCAACGCCAAGCTGACGGCAGAAAACCAGCAGCTGGAAATACGGATGCAGCATCTGAACTCGACTCTACTGGCTGCACATGAAAACTTGGGGAGGTACTGCAACAATCTGACCGTCCAGTCTGATCTCCTGAAACACAACTGTACTGTCTTAGAAAGCAAGATCAAAGACCTGACTGCAGTGAACCAGCAGCTGGAGACACAGAGGAACAACTTAACAGAACAAGTACAAAAAGTGGAGACAAACTGGAATAAACTCAACATCAGCCGAGCTCAGTGGAGCATTGATGCCTACTGCCCCAGAGAAAATAACG TTTCAGTGAGACAGTGTAAAGCTTGTCAGGAGGGCTGGAGACTCAACCAGTCCACCTGCTATGTGGTTCATGATGCTGTTTCTACTTCTGGTCATAACACCTGGGAAGAAGCTCGAGAAGTATGCAGAAGAGAAAGTTCAGATTTCGTCGTTGTACATAATCAAGAGGAACAG TATGCACTCAATTATTACAGCTGGTTCAGTACATCAACCATTGGATACTGGTTTGGCCTGAGATCTGAAGGTGGGAGATGGAAGTGGATTGATGGAAGTGATCTGACTGTAAG CTACTGGATACAACAACCACGCTACAGGGTACCACAACACTACTGGACACAACAACCACCTCCTCCTACTGATGGTCAGTGTGCACTGTCTGTCCAGAACGTAGGATGGAGATCAGTGAGCTGTGCTGAGAAACAAAGATGGATCTGCAAAAAGAAGGCTTTATCTGTTTAA